The Cucumis melo cultivar AY chromosome 9, USDA_Cmelo_AY_1.0, whole genome shotgun sequence genome includes the window CTGAAGGAATTATGAATGGCTTGTTCCCGAAGTCCATTCGAGTTCCTTGAAAAACCTCAAAACTTTCTCTGGCTCTAACAAACTTTCCTTTCAGCTTTTCTTTCCTGTGGAACAAGATTGTATGAGTACAGATTAACTTCAATTGTCGGTGTCTCGGCTTATTTCCGCGCAGAACGAGGCTTATCATTGAGGATTGGATTGGATTGAGAAGCTTAGATGAAGATGGAAGAGTGAAATTTATAGAAGTTGCAGGAGGTCATCTTGGAATATTTTATATTGATGTAAAAAAGTATATTGTGCCTTACTTAGAGGAGGAACATCAATCTTCTCAATTTGATTTGCAAATTTAAAAAGCAAGCAATGTTTGTTTGAGTTTTTCTTGGATCTAATacctattttaatttttcaaaatgattttgtttattACATGACATACTTCATTTTTAAATGTTTTGTCTTTATTTAATATGATTTTGTACTTCAAAATtataagttttaaattttaaacacaaagaaaacataaaaaattatatataaaaattttagaatttgCACCTTTTTTATCACATAAAACTGAATTTGAATTACAACCAAAGAAACCATAACTTATGACTTtgacaaaaatttgaaaaactttAACTATATAAACTTAGGCCATGTTTACCCATCCAAAAAGAAAATTGGTgtgataaaaattaaatttaattgataGATCAATCGTAATATATCGTAATCGCCAATGTAATTGAATGTGTTTATCTAAAACTGTGAATTTGGTCAAATTTATCGGTACCATTATGATTTACCATTTATGGCAACTGTAAAATGGTTATTGTTATCTTTTACCGTTCACCGCAACAGTAAAATGATTAAAATGGAGCTTCCCCTAAAAGGTGTAACTATGGTCCAAACTCAAACTAATACAACTAAGGCATAATTTTCAAACGTAATTAGATTGATCATCTTTCGCTCGTCAATTAAATTGGAGCTTTTGTTTACGAATTTGGATGTAAATCTATATATGTAGGTAAACAACATCAAGCAGAATAATTTGAgatccattttttttattattgaaaatgTATGAACATTTCCAAGATTTCAAGGATCAAACACTGATACTTGTAATTAAATTTCTTCGATAGATCAATCGTAATGGACCACAATCGCAAATGTAATTAAATTGAATTTATTAAAACTTTGAATTTGGTCAAATTTACCATTATTGTTATGATTTACCGATATTGTTATGGTTTGGGTTAATTCAAACTATGATGGCAACAGTAAAAGGGTCAAAATGGAGCTTTCCTCCTAAGAGTGTAACCATGGTCCAATCTCAAACTAATACAAGTAAGACATAATTTTCAAACGTAATTAGATTCATCATCTTTCGTCAACTAAATTGGAGCTTTTGCTTACCGATTTGGATTATGCAAATCTCATAAATTAGGCAGATAAACAATATCAAACTTAATAACCCAATATCCGCGCTTTAAATTACTATTCATTCATTAGCACCCAAGTGGCCCAAGTTTAAAGTTTATATATTGGCTTCAAACACGAGCGTCTTTTGATTTTCCATTCAATGGAGGAAGAAGGAAGGTCTCAGAATTTAACCATCAAGGAATCCCTTTCATATCTCAAGAGAATGAAGGAAACATTtcaagacgatagaaaaaaaaagtatgaaCATTTCCTTCGAGTAATCCAAGATTTCAAGGCCCAATTGATACTTGCTTGTTTCAAGACCACCCACATCTTCTTTTGGGCTTCAATATTTTCTTGCCCAAAAACTATGAGTTTGATCTTCCACCCCAGGAGGATGACGAAGATCCATCTACACAAAACAAATAATGAATTTTGGGGACGAAGGGGAAATTTTGATTGTAATATTTTAATCACTCAACAACCAATGTTGTGCGAGGGAACTCCATAACATTAcctatcttcttctttctgGATTCCCTCTGCAACTTATGGCGTTATCCTCACTgcccatcttcttcttcttcgttttcgTCTTCATAATCATCCCAATTTCTCATTCCTTACCCTTTATTGTACTCCATGGTATgtatctttttcctttttttatttttaattttaagtgTATGTATTTGTATCTGATGAATTATTTGGGTTTATAGTCAACTGGGTGTGTTTAGATTTTACTGTTTGAACTTGCTGGATGAAGAAACTGATTGTTTGGTATGGATGATCCTTGTTTTAGTCAAAAGGGTATTTCCAGGGGATGCTGGGATGGTGAGGTTTGTTTGTTTGAAATTAGTTCTTGGAGGAATTTTTTAGAAGCTTTTTCCCccatgtgttttttttttttttttttttttttttttggtgaacTTGTAGTCTTTTACATTTTTCCCACTTCTTGATTTCTTGTTCTTGATGGTTCAATTCAGCTGTTTTCATGAAGTTTGTTCAATTGGAGTTGCAATGAAGCTCAGGGTTCAATTGGAGCCATTTCTTGGTTTTTAGACTAGATTTGAAGTGGTCTGTTGTTGCGTTCTGAGTTTATATTTTCTCTCTGTTGCAGGCATTGGAGATAAATGTTCAAATAAAGGCATGAGGAAATTTACTAAGTACTTGAGTGATAATTCTGGTTCTAAAGGATATTGCATGTATGCCTCTTTAAAGACCTGTATCCATTTTCTTTACATCGTTTTTTGATTCAACTGTGGTTGTACGACTGGTTTGTCCATCATTTTTCACGTAAAATGCCATAGTTTGCACACTTGTAGTAGGTGTGCCTCGATCTCAAAGAGGCCACTCACGATTGCTCTTTTGTCTAATGGAAGGGCCACACCCCTCCATCTGATAGAGGAGCAAGAGTGGGATTTCAAGTAGAACTTGAAGTTGAATTGCTTCAATGATGCTTAAAAGCACACCTCTTGCCTCTCATTAGTTTGATTAAAGGAACTTTAAGTAATTGAATTCTTGTTCAGTTTCAGTTCTTTTGCACTGTTTAATCTTGGTCATAATATGAGGAAATGAAAGGACACACATAAAACACATTTTAAATTGATGGGCCGGCCTTTATTATTTGCAATAAGCAGAAGAGTTTTTCATATTATACAATCATCATTAACATGTTCATATTAACTTGTCATTAGATTACTCTCATGATTAATTAAGCTCCTTGAGGTCAACCCAAGTTggggaaagtttttttttttctttaatcttaTCCATTTCTGAATGTCCCTGTTGTATCTTCGACTTGTCTAGAtagttttcttttctcaaaGTTTTTCTTCTACAGAATTTATATGACCATTGACATAGCATAATTCATCTTCCTACAGAGAAATTGGCAACGGGGGTTGGGATTCATGGTTTATGACACTTGAGGCGCAGGTTAGATAATGAATAATATGATTCGATCATCTTGAGACTAAAACGTTTTTCGAGTTTTGACGTTTCTGTTTTCTGTTCTGCAGTCTCAAATTGTTTGCAACAAGGTGGTATGGATCTCCAGCTGGTTTTTGCCTCAATTGGATTCTGACATCTATGTTAACTTGCAACTAGTTCGTTATTCTGACTACAGGTGAAGAAAATGAAGGATCTAAAAGAGGGCTTCAATTTTGTTGGTCTCTCCCAGGTGATTCGTGAGGACATGAGAACTTTAGTTTAACTCAAGACTTTGTTTCAATATAActtttttctcattttgaaTTCGTGCTATATCTAATGTGCCTTTTAATGAATAATGATACTTTTAAGCAGGAAATTCAAACTTGATGTTTTTGTGTTCTACTGCTTGCTGTCTTTGAATATTCAGGATGTTATCCTTAACTGACGTTTGTTGCTTGTCCGATTGTTTTCCGctgttctttcttttttcttcctttaattTCTCATGCAGCGGTAAAGATTAAATAAATCATTGCTTGTTCTCTTTgttttctcaaattaaattcAATCTGGGATTTAACCTAAGCTTCTTTTAATAGGGTAACTTAATTGGTCGAGCAGTTGTGGAGTTTTGCGATGGAGCTCCTCCCGTGAGAACTACTTTGATTTTAGTTATGTTTATCAGCATTGTTGCCATTTCCATAACTGACTCTAACTTGTTACTTCTCTGCACATGGAAATAGgttcaaaattttatttctttgggCGGTCCTCATGCTGGCATATCCTCCGTTCCACTTTGTGGTGTAAGAACTGCACTTGCTTTTGCATCAATCATCATTTCAAATATAGATggttatattttcttttactgAAAAAGGCCTTGAATACATATATTTGCAGTCTGGTATTTGGTGCCTACTTGCAGACGACCTTTTGAAGTTAGCTATCTACTCAGATGTTGTACAAGTATGTCGCCATCTCTAAGCTTCTTAAACTTTTTGATTCTGTGTAAACTATCAACATATCGAAGTCCGCTTCTTTGTGTTCTGTATAGCTTGGTTGTTCTAATCATAACTGACTTCTTCTTCTCTTATTATGTATGGTCTTGCAGAATTCATTGGCTCCCAGTGGATTTATTAAATTACCAAATGTGAGTGGTGTTTATTTCTAATCCAGATATGATTTCATTACATCTCCAAGCTCACAAGgatccttcttttcttttctttttttcctttttccagGATATTCCTAACTATTTGGAGCACTGTAAATTTCTCCCGAAGCTCAATAATGAACGTCCTGATGCCAGAAACTCCACTTACAAGGAACGATTTAGCAGCTTAAAGAACTTGGTACTAATCATGGTAAGTTTGGCTTATGGAGAAGCTTGTGTAAATTTGTGGAATTGCTGTTTTCCGTATGTTGTTAAGGATAAAACAAGTTACTGTCTTTTGCTTTCTAACAGTTTGAGGATGACACTGTTCTGGTCCCAAAGGAAACGTCCTGGTTCGGATACTACCCGGACGGAGAGTTTGAACCCATTTTACCCCCACAGCAGGTACTTGTTGACCAAATGAATGTTCAGATTTCACAATATCCTTGAGATTGCACAAGCCTATTTTTTAGATGGAGAACCAATAGTTTTTTAGCAATCCACATTTTAGGTATTGTAACATAGCGCACATACGCACATACACAAACACATATTAAGCACGGTAACATTGTAGCGTCTTGGCAAAAACAAATGAGACATCCTAACATCTCTGGATCTCGGCTTGATGACAAAATCCTAAAAGCACTGATGAGATTGTTATTTAGATTAACTACAGCCCTATAGTAATCCAATCATGTCTGTCTTGTCACAAAAGTCCATTCGGTGATATTTAGTATTTGATCATTTCAAACATTACTGTCCGACAATGAAACTTACTGAAGACTTGGGTTCGTCAAACTCTTCCAAATCTACTTTCAGTCGGTTTGAGTTCCTCGAAAACATCGAACTACCTCTAACTTTCCTTTTACCTTTTATTTTCTG containing:
- the LOC103482587 gene encoding uncharacterized protein LOC103482587 isoform X2; this encodes MALSSLPIFFFFVFVFIIIPISHSLPFIVLHGIGDKCSNKGMRKFTKYLSDNSGSKGYCIEIGNGGWDSWFMTLEAQSQIVCNKVKKMKDLKEGFNFVGLSQGNLIGRAVVEFCDGAPPVQNFISLGGPHAGISSVPLCGSGIWCLLADDLLKLAIYSDVVQNSLAPSGFIKLPNDIPNYLEHCKFLPKLNNERPDARNSTYKERFSSLKNLVLIMFEDDTVLVPKETSWFGYYPDGEFEPILPPQQTKLYIEDWIGLRSLDEGGRVKFIKVAGGHLGISYSDAKKYIVPYLEEEHQPSQFDLQIKTNNVSSSLA
- the LOC103482587 gene encoding uncharacterized protein LOC103482587 isoform X1, coding for MALSSLPIFFFFVFVFIIIPISHSLPFIVLHGIGDKCSNKGMRKFTKYLSDNSGSKGYCIEIGNGGWDSWFMTLEAQSQIVCNKVVKKMKDLKEGFNFVGLSQGNLIGRAVVEFCDGAPPVQNFISLGGPHAGISSVPLCGSGIWCLLADDLLKLAIYSDVVQNSLAPSGFIKLPNDIPNYLEHCKFLPKLNNERPDARNSTYKERFSSLKNLVLIMFEDDTVLVPKETSWFGYYPDGEFEPILPPQQTKLYIEDWIGLRSLDEGGRVKFIKVAGGHLGISYSDAKKYIVPYLEEEHQPSQFDLQIKTNNVSSSLA